One Verrucomicrobiota bacterium genomic window carries:
- the ruvC gene encoding crossover junction endodeoxyribonuclease RuvC, producing the protein MRLIALDPALRNSGYALLERSSSQVRVLDFGVIRNDASLCMSSCLVEIHRTIAALVERYRPELCAVESVIFVQNSKTAVTLGAARGSALLAVAQRGLLIYEYPPKRVKQAVVGRGNAQKDQVSFMVRALLGLEQTPDSDAADALAIGLTHLQMQATPHALVGAYRNI; encoded by the coding sequence ATGCGTTTGATCGCGCTCGACCCTGCCCTCCGAAATTCGGGTTACGCTTTGCTCGAACGAAGTTCAAGCCAGGTGCGCGTTTTAGATTTCGGCGTGATCAGAAACGACGCTTCGCTTTGCATGAGCTCGTGCCTGGTGGAAATTCATCGGACGATCGCCGCCCTGGTTGAACGTTACCGGCCTGAACTTTGCGCCGTGGAAAGCGTAATTTTCGTGCAGAACTCGAAAACCGCCGTCACCCTGGGCGCGGCGCGTGGCTCGGCGCTTCTGGCCGTCGCCCAGCGCGGCCTTCTGATTTATGAATACCCGCCGAAACGGGTCAAACAGGCAGTTGTCGGCCGGGGCAATGCGCAGAAAGATCAGGTCAGCTTCATGGTACGGGCATTGCTCGGGCTGGAACAAACCCCGGACTCTGACGCCGCCGATGCGCTGGCCATCGGGTTGACTCACCTGCAAATGCAAGCGACGCCGCATGCCCTGGTCGGCGCATACCGCAACATCTGA
- the lipB gene encoding lipoyl(octanoyl) transferase LipB — protein sequence MRTRFVDAGRLTFEEGLKLQEAQVERCLAMGEEVVFLLEHEPVYTIGRLPDKSSLGPVERLPYPSFEINRGGQATYHGPGQLVAYPILDLRARGRDLHLYLRNLEGVLIDLLAGFGVASQRVPGKTGVWVHQRKIASIGVGVRKWITMHGLALNVASDLHGFDHIVPCGLAGVTMTSLSRESGREVSIGEVKTRFPGCFERVFGEPVTG from the coding sequence ATGAGGACGCGGTTCGTTGACGCCGGACGGCTTACGTTCGAGGAAGGTTTGAAGTTGCAGGAAGCGCAGGTGGAACGTTGCCTGGCGATGGGCGAAGAAGTTGTTTTTCTGCTGGAGCACGAGCCGGTTTATACGATCGGACGGCTCCCGGACAAAAGCAGCCTCGGCCCGGTGGAGCGGCTGCCTTATCCCAGCTTCGAGATCAACCGCGGCGGCCAGGCCACCTATCACGGCCCGGGCCAACTGGTCGCTTACCCCATCCTCGACCTGCGCGCCCGGGGACGCGATTTACACCTTTACCTCCGGAACCTGGAGGGCGTGCTGATCGACCTGCTGGCCGGGTTCGGCGTCGCGTCCCAGCGGGTGCCGGGCAAGACGGGCGTGTGGGTGCACCAGCGAAAAATCGCGTCCATCGGCGTTGGCGTGCGAAAATGGATCACCATGCACGGCCTCGCGTTGAACGTCGCTTCGGACCTCCATGGGTTTGATCACATCGTGCCTTGCGGGTTGGCCGGCGTTACGATGACCTCGCTAAGCCGGGAATCAGGCCGCGAGGTCAGCATCGGTGAGGTCAAAACCCGGTTCCCCGGGTGTTTTGAACGCGTCTTCGGGGAACCGGTAACGGG